One part of the Streptomyces sp. AM 2-1-1 genome encodes these proteins:
- a CDS encoding DUF6251 family protein: protein MNPNLPAPRALTVVQLPDGTYAYTPAEHLPAAAPQQPQQIVQHIHQAPPDRTIQRVALGSGMGAGAVAAGVYFGPLLVGALTAIAANLALLAFLAVAMTWGVVTIVRTVGGADAKAAAKNLRGRRR from the coding sequence GTGAACCCCAACCTGCCCGCCCCTCGCGCGCTCACCGTCGTCCAGCTCCCGGACGGCACGTACGCCTACACCCCCGCCGAACACCTCCCGGCCGCCGCCCCGCAGCAGCCGCAGCAGATCGTTCAGCACATCCACCAGGCCCCGCCCGACCGCACGATTCAGCGGGTCGCGCTCGGGTCCGGGATGGGCGCCGGTGCCGTCGCCGCCGGCGTCTACTTCGGCCCCCTGCTCGTCGGGGCGCTCACCGCGATCGCCGCGAACCTGGCGCTGCTGGCGTTCCTCGCGGTGGCGATGACGTGGGGCGTCGTCACCATCGTCCGCACGGTCGGCGGGGCTGACGCCAAGGCCGCCGCCAAGAACCTCCGGGGCCGTCGCCGCTGA
- a CDS encoding RRQRL motif-containing zinc-binding protein has product MTTVPAYRWRLAPDGLATRRQLRAMGLRPGGQDPVAELQRPRRRRGPLVAYLYRIDLARPVRPMTPGRARALAAAMRARRTCPVCWRDAGYCIPRSLGICVTCADSTV; this is encoded by the coding sequence ATGACCACCGTCCCCGCCTACCGGTGGCGGCTCGCCCCGGACGGGCTGGCGACCCGCCGTCAGCTCCGGGCGATGGGCCTGCGGCCCGGCGGTCAGGACCCGGTCGCCGAACTCCAGCGCCCCCGCCGCCGGCGCGGCCCGCTGGTCGCCTACCTCTACCGCATCGACCTCGCCCGCCCGGTCCGGCCCATGACGCCCGGCCGGGCGCGAGCGCTCGCCGCGGCGATGCGGGCCCGCCGCACCTGCCCCGTCTGCTGGCGGGACGCCGGGTACTGCATCCCGCGCTCCCTCGGCATCTGTGTGACCTGCGCCGACTCGACCGTCTGA
- a CDS encoding protein spdB translates to MNVKTVLPAVAMTAVSMVLTLAVVMMWLGTAMPWPVALVVGLGIDGGWLATLAYERRLAAQGDHSTTVTGVGWGFGAVATGVLIAHALTAEHSAGAWLAVAWLPIAAKALWLVHGMWERTALTAEALDAIQGIQQEARDEAAVARARLRAEASTEETRLTAVTQAGARVAHVQARTADTLSRAWSTLETTREGEGTGRALTSVTTRVTPGVTSRWELPVWGPTEPVSAFALESGTALTDEALDDLVDRIRHSETPALSYREMATRFRAAGHSASEVRLRAAWKRMVA, encoded by the coding sequence GTGAACGTCAAGACAGTTCTTCCCGCTGTCGCTATGACGGCGGTGTCCATGGTTCTCACGCTGGCCGTGGTGATGATGTGGCTGGGCACGGCGATGCCGTGGCCGGTCGCGCTGGTCGTCGGTTTGGGCATCGACGGCGGGTGGCTCGCCACGCTCGCCTACGAACGCCGCCTGGCCGCTCAGGGCGACCACAGCACCACGGTCACCGGCGTCGGCTGGGGATTCGGCGCGGTCGCCACCGGCGTCCTGATCGCCCACGCCCTGACCGCGGAGCACTCGGCCGGCGCGTGGCTCGCGGTCGCCTGGCTCCCCATCGCCGCCAAAGCCCTGTGGTTGGTCCACGGCATGTGGGAGCGCACCGCGCTCACCGCGGAAGCCCTCGACGCGATCCAGGGCATCCAGCAGGAAGCCCGCGACGAAGCAGCCGTTGCACGCGCCCGCCTCCGGGCGGAAGCGTCCACGGAGGAGACGCGGCTGACGGCCGTAACGCAGGCCGGAGCCCGCGTCGCACACGTCCAGGCCCGCACTGCCGACACCCTCTCCCGCGCCTGGTCGACGCTGGAGACGACACGGGAGGGGGAGGGCACCGGACGGGCCCTGACCAGCGTGACCACCCGCGTCACGCCCGGCGTCACATCCCGATGGGAACTCCCCGTCTGGGGCCCCACCGAGCCGGTCTCCGCGTTCGCGCTGGAGTCCGGTACCGCGCTCACGGATGAGGCCCTGGACGATCTGGTGGACCGCATCCGTCACAGCGAGACGCCCGCCCTGTCCTACCGCGAGATGGCCACCCGCTTCCGGGCCGCCGGCCACTCCGCCTCCGAAGTCCGCCTCCGGGCCGCGTGGAAACGCATGGTCGCCTGA
- a CDS encoding DUF6284 family protein gives MKTIGALHSLVTAASLDFEPTPAELDAIDWEMPLIRAEIDLLDAEIVTIDRPVSELDARRVRRARRRVLAARRDLTNRTGTVQSGGAA, from the coding sequence ATGAAGACCATCGGAGCACTTCACAGCCTCGTTACGGCGGCGTCGCTCGATTTCGAGCCGACGCCGGCGGAGCTGGACGCGATCGACTGGGAGATGCCGCTCATCCGGGCGGAGATTGACCTGTTGGACGCGGAGATCGTGACCATCGACCGGCCGGTCAGCGAGCTGGACGCCCGGCGGGTCCGCCGGGCCCGGCGCCGGGTGCTGGCCGCCCGCCGCGACCTGACCAACCGCACCGGCACGGTGCAGTCGGGTGGTGCCGCGTGA
- a CDS encoding NUDIX hydrolase — MSTETFETIRYTADVVVTTTDRRVLLIERGWDPHAGQWALPGGHVDPGETSRAAAARELAEEAGVYAAPEELTQVGTWDAPDRDPRGRYVTVAYHLTVISGLPAEAGDDAVNVRWWPLTDLPPLAFDHADIIAAVTASTV, encoded by the coding sequence ATGAGCACCGAGACGTTCGAGACCATCCGCTACACCGCCGACGTGGTCGTCACCACGACCGACAGGCGCGTCCTGCTGATCGAGCGGGGCTGGGACCCGCACGCCGGCCAGTGGGCGCTGCCCGGCGGGCACGTCGACCCCGGCGAGACCAGCCGCGCCGCCGCCGCCCGCGAGCTGGCCGAGGAAGCCGGTGTGTACGCGGCGCCGGAGGAACTGACCCAGGTCGGGACCTGGGACGCCCCCGACCGCGACCCCCGCGGCCGGTACGTCACCGTCGCCTATCACCTGACCGTCATCTCCGGCCTGCCCGCCGAGGCCGGGGACGACGCGGTCAACGTCCGGTGGTGGCCGCTCACCGACCTGCCGCCGCTGGCGTTCGACCACGCCGACATCATCGCCGCCGTCACGGCGTCGACCGTCTGA
- a CDS encoding GntR family transcriptional regulator, with product MAPKWRELADKLAEQIKSGELPPGRQLPHIRDLVEAGEGSKSTVHAAYKALEAEGLVTSSRGHGTVVKQQAPLKRLGIARYDKAKWRDGDEVAFIADRVASGRAHKRGEQTQNVSLVPAPPLVAAAHGLAEGAEVYARARLVKEGHQPTHTLTSYYRPEHVEGTRLVDPTPGPAGKGGGYRVLYDAGYEIDHMREELFARPASSEEAVLLQLTPGEWVVELHRTTRTADGTVVEFAIGIHAASRFAWAYDFKVPDSAEEATQ from the coding sequence GTGGCACCCAAGTGGCGCGAGCTGGCGGACAAGCTGGCCGAGCAGATCAAGAGCGGTGAGCTGCCCCCCGGCAGGCAGTTGCCGCACATTCGAGACCTGGTGGAAGCCGGTGAGGGATCGAAGTCCACGGTTCACGCGGCATATAAGGCGCTTGAAGCTGAAGGGCTGGTGACGTCCTCGCGCGGTCACGGCACGGTGGTCAAGCAGCAGGCGCCGCTTAAGCGGCTTGGTATCGCTCGCTACGACAAGGCCAAGTGGCGGGACGGCGACGAAGTCGCCTTCATCGCCGACCGGGTCGCTTCCGGACGCGCGCACAAGCGCGGTGAGCAGACGCAAAACGTCAGCCTCGTGCCGGCGCCGCCTCTGGTGGCCGCAGCCCACGGTTTGGCCGAGGGTGCAGAGGTGTATGCACGTGCTCGCCTCGTGAAGGAGGGACATCAGCCGACACATACCCTGACCAGCTATTACCGCCCGGAGCATGTCGAGGGCACCCGTCTTGTGGACCCGACGCCCGGCCCCGCGGGCAAGGGCGGAGGCTATCGCGTGCTGTACGACGCGGGGTACGAGATCGACCACATGCGGGAGGAACTGTTCGCGCGCCCCGCATCCTCCGAAGAGGCAGTGCTACTTCAGCTGACGCCCGGAGAGTGGGTCGTAGAACTTCACCGCACTACCCGCACCGCTGATGGCACCGTGGTGGAGTTCGCCATTGGCATCCACGCCGCCAGCCGGTTCGCGTGGGCGTACGACTTCAAGGTCCCTGATTCAGCGGAGGAAGCAACCCAGTGA
- a CDS encoding YdcF family protein: protein MIPARAWSDAQLLWDFQQMHHDLRPCSVGIGLGSHDLGVADVTADLYQRGMFPLIVFTGATSRTTRERMPRGEAEHYRERAIELGVPAGAILVEPEARNTGENIILSRAALAQRGIDVTSVLLVSKPYEERRAYATACKLWPRVEFISASAAMTLAEYVDTLQDPRLVLDMLVGAQQRLVVYPKQGFMIDQEVPRAVAAAYERLCADGFTSRLAPEG from the coding sequence GTGATCCCAGCACGAGCGTGGTCTGACGCCCAGTTGTTGTGGGACTTTCAGCAGATGCACCACGACCTGCGCCCTTGCTCGGTCGGTATCGGTCTCGGTAGCCACGACCTGGGTGTAGCGGATGTGACTGCTGACCTGTATCAGCGTGGCATGTTCCCGTTGATCGTCTTCACTGGTGCAACCAGCCGCACTACGCGCGAGCGGATGCCGAGGGGGGAAGCTGAGCACTACCGTGAGCGGGCCATAGAGCTGGGTGTCCCCGCAGGCGCGATCCTCGTGGAGCCGGAAGCGCGCAACACGGGCGAGAACATCATCCTGTCCCGTGCCGCGCTGGCTCAGCGCGGCATTGACGTGACTTCGGTGCTGCTGGTCAGCAAGCCGTACGAGGAGCGGCGAGCGTATGCGACAGCCTGCAAGCTTTGGCCGAGAGTCGAATTCATCAGCGCATCAGCAGCGATGACGCTCGCAGAGTATGTCGACACGCTCCAGGACCCGCGCCTCGTACTGGACATGCTCGTGGGAGCGCAGCAGCGGTTGGTCGTCTACCCGAAGCAAGGTTTCATGATTGACCAGGAAGTTCCTCGCGCAGTCGCCGCTGCATACGAGCGCCTTTGCGCGGACGGGTTCACGAGCCGTCTCGCCCCGGAGGGGTAG
- a CDS encoding NIPSNAP family protein: MVTIHLKYEIDADKLEDFEEYGRRWVRLVNRFGGTHHGYFLPSEGDSDIAYALFSFPSLAVYEQYRTDSFSDPECQAAFALARETRCIKRYERRFLRPLDDLS, translated from the coding sequence ATGGTCACCATTCACCTGAAGTACGAGATCGACGCCGACAAGCTCGAGGATTTCGAGGAGTACGGGCGCCGCTGGGTCCGGCTCGTCAACCGGTTCGGCGGGACGCACCACGGTTACTTCCTGCCGAGCGAAGGAGACAGCGACATCGCGTACGCCCTGTTCTCCTTCCCCAGTCTGGCCGTGTACGAGCAGTACCGCACGGACAGCTTCTCCGACCCGGAGTGCCAGGCGGCGTTCGCACTGGCCCGTGAGACCCGCTGCATCAAGCGCTACGAGCGTCGCTTTCTGAGGCCGCTGGACGACCTCTCCTGA
- a CDS encoding PIG-L family deacetylase has translation MNDRPLTLMAVHAHPDDEATSTGGVLARYAAEGIRTVLVTCTDGGCGDGPGGVKPGDPGHDPAAVAAMRRQELGASCDVLKISDLEMLDYADSGMVGWPTNDAPGSFWKTPVAESAARLAELMREYRPDVVVTYDENGFYGHPDHIQAHRITMAALEMTELTPKVYWTTMPRSRMQQFGETMREFQEDMPEPDPAEVAAMAEIGLPDEEITTWVDTTAFSGQKFDSLAAHASQGENIFFLKMGKERFADIMGMETFVRVKDTTGAAVPENDLFAGLR, from the coding sequence ATGAACGACCGCCCCCTGACGCTCATGGCAGTGCACGCCCACCCCGACGACGAGGCCACCAGTACCGGAGGCGTGCTCGCGCGGTACGCGGCGGAAGGAATCCGTACGGTGCTCGTGACGTGTACCGACGGCGGTTGTGGTGACGGTCCGGGAGGCGTCAAGCCGGGGGATCCCGGTCACGATCCGGCGGCCGTCGCCGCGATGCGCCGCCAGGAATTGGGGGCGAGCTGCGACGTCCTGAAGATCAGCGATCTGGAGATGCTGGACTACGCCGACTCCGGGATGGTCGGGTGGCCGACCAACGACGCCCCCGGGTCCTTCTGGAAGACCCCGGTGGCGGAGAGCGCCGCCCGCCTCGCGGAGCTGATGCGCGAGTACCGCCCCGATGTGGTGGTCACCTACGACGAGAACGGCTTCTACGGTCACCCCGACCACATCCAGGCCCACCGCATCACCATGGCGGCGCTGGAGATGACCGAGCTGACACCGAAGGTGTACTGGACGACCATGCCCCGCTCCAGGATGCAGCAGTTCGGGGAGACCATGCGCGAGTTCCAGGAGGACATGCCGGAGCCGGATCCCGCCGAGGTCGCCGCGATGGCCGAGATCGGCCTCCCCGACGAGGAGATCACCACCTGGGTGGACACCACGGCCTTCAGCGGTCAGAAGTTCGACTCACTGGCCGCGCACGCCAGTCAGGGCGAGAACATCTTCTTCCTCAAGATGGGCAAGGAGCGGTTCGCCGACATCATGGGCATGGAGACCTTCGTACGGGTCAAGGACACCACCGGCGCGGCCGTACCCGAGAACGATCTCTTCGCCGGGCTGCGCTGA
- a CDS encoding GNAT family N-acetyltransferase codes for MSLLSARREAPHVVVPVRVRDLTAADLPSCGWAGSATHMRHVEAELARAAAGEVEYLAVCASADLPVAIGGIDYQAAPGAGTLWQLAVLPALQSCGLGTALVRAAEDRITSRGLRRAELGVEESNPRARALYERLGYVAYDSQPDGWDVEAADGSLSRYETMCTLMRKTLP; via the coding sequence ATGAGTCTCTTATCCGCGCGGCGGGAGGCGCCCCACGTCGTCGTCCCGGTCCGCGTCCGTGACCTGACAGCCGCTGATCTGCCGTCCTGCGGATGGGCCGGCTCGGCGACCCACATGCGCCACGTGGAAGCCGAGTTGGCACGCGCGGCGGCCGGAGAAGTGGAGTACCTGGCGGTCTGCGCCTCCGCGGACCTGCCGGTGGCGATCGGCGGCATCGACTACCAGGCCGCCCCCGGCGCCGGCACGCTGTGGCAGCTCGCGGTCCTTCCGGCCCTCCAGTCGTGCGGCCTGGGCACCGCGCTCGTCCGCGCCGCGGAGGACCGCATCACGTCACGCGGTCTGCGCCGTGCGGAGCTCGGCGTGGAGGAGAGCAACCCCCGCGCCCGCGCACTGTACGAACGCCTGGGGTACGTGGCCTACGACAGCCAGCCGGACGGCTGGGACGTGGAGGCCGCGGACGGCTCGCTGAGCCGGTACGAAACCATGTGCACGCTGATGCGCAAGACCCTCCCCTGA
- a CDS encoding polysaccharide deacetylase family protein has translation MAKHKGKGWHGKVLAVSLGVTAVAAAASVWTAQADTTVERKPAAHASAPAVHPVAVGIVHASDQGARGVNITIDDGPDPVWTPKVLQLLKENGVKATFCMVGTQAQAYPDLVKAVVADGHRLCDHTVSHDTTMDKKPESFQSQQILDAERMITEASGGVRPQYYRAPGGAFTPYSRQLAASRGMRPLGWNVDTKDFEHPGVEAIVATVKSEISSGPTILFHDAGGDRAQTLDALREVLPWLEEQGYSFGFPVR, from the coding sequence ATGGCGAAGCACAAGGGAAAGGGATGGCACGGCAAGGTCCTGGCCGTGTCCCTGGGGGTGACGGCGGTGGCCGCCGCCGCCTCGGTCTGGACCGCGCAGGCCGACACCACCGTGGAGCGGAAGCCGGCGGCCCACGCCTCTGCGCCGGCCGTCCACCCCGTGGCGGTGGGCATCGTGCACGCCTCGGACCAGGGTGCCCGGGGCGTCAACATCACCATCGACGACGGACCGGACCCGGTCTGGACGCCGAAGGTGCTGCAGCTGCTCAAGGAGAACGGCGTGAAGGCGACGTTCTGCATGGTGGGCACGCAGGCCCAGGCATACCCCGACCTGGTCAAGGCGGTCGTCGCGGACGGACACCGGCTCTGCGACCACACGGTCTCCCACGACACCACCATGGACAAGAAGCCCGAGTCCTTCCAGTCCCAGCAGATCCTGGACGCCGAGCGCATGATCACCGAGGCGTCCGGGGGCGTACGGCCGCAGTACTACCGAGCCCCGGGAGGAGCGTTCACCCCGTACAGCCGTCAGCTCGCCGCGTCCCGGGGGATGCGGCCCCTCGGCTGGAACGTCGACACCAAGGACTTCGAACACCCCGGCGTCGAGGCCATCGTCGCGACCGTCAAGAGCGAGATCAGCAGCGGGCCGACCATCCTCTTCCACGACGCGGGGGGCGACCGCGCCCAGACCCTGGACGCCCTGCGCGAGGTGCTGCCCTGGCTGGAGGAGCAGGGGTACTCCTTCGGCTTCCCGGTGCGCTGA
- a CDS encoding esterase-like activity of phytase family protein, translated as MPPKRTYAALAALVVVVGLPAHTGAADAHQQPRGPVAFQRTATYPVFQNRPAGEDPATATVAEISATSEDGRTLVYTDALAHRIGFLDISDPGAPRGLGTLSLTELGDTEDEPTSVAVVGGHVLVVVNTSADHAHPSGRLDVVSLRDRRRVNSFDLGGQPDSVAVTADGRYAAVAIENERDEEATPPGGEEGDLPQAPAGFVQIVDLGGGSPQQWRTRAVPFTRPDGSALPVLADAGVTEPTDPEPEYVSVNSRDQLAVTLQENNGVVLVDLPTGRITRAFSAGTDTVHGIDTAKDGVIDQTGSLTDVPREPDAISWIDDRYLATANEGDWTGGTRGWSVFDSRTGKVAWDAGNSFERLAVRHGLHDDDRSAKKGSEPEGVAVATYHGVRYAFVGSERSNFVAVYDLSRPTRPVFRQILPTTNGPEGLLPIPSRDLLAVSSEEDDASVHVRASVSLFRLGTGTPAFPGIVSAPDSTGAPIGWGALGALSAVPGEPHALYTVTDAAYSVTRIMTIDTARRPAVITRSLTVKDAAGKPAGYDAEGLYARPRGGFWLAVEGTTGAGNQLVRLDRDGVTRQVVPLPSDVAAGLTKQGFEGVTATTDRQGHEILWATLQREVKGDPTGVVRLGRYDVQAGTWSWYGYRIATTTTPGDWVGLSEITVVGDRLALIERDKLNGPAARIKRVYTVDLPSSAAPVGALRVLPKTLARDVLPDLRASRGWTQEKLEGLTVGGDGQVYAVTDNDGLADATGETVFLRLGSSRGVFGRG; from the coding sequence ATGCCCCCGAAGAGAACGTACGCCGCACTCGCGGCCCTGGTCGTGGTCGTCGGCCTGCCGGCCCATACCGGCGCGGCGGACGCGCACCAGCAGCCGCGGGGGCCGGTCGCCTTCCAGCGCACCGCGACCTACCCGGTGTTCCAGAACCGCCCGGCCGGGGAGGACCCCGCCACCGCCACCGTCGCCGAGATCTCCGCGACGAGCGAGGACGGCCGGACCCTGGTGTACACCGACGCCCTGGCGCACCGCATCGGCTTCCTCGACATCAGCGACCCCGGCGCGCCGCGCGGACTCGGCACGCTCTCCCTGACCGAGCTCGGCGACACCGAGGACGAACCGACCTCGGTGGCCGTGGTCGGCGGTCACGTCCTCGTCGTCGTCAACACCAGCGCCGATCACGCGCACCCCTCCGGCCGCCTCGACGTCGTCTCGCTGCGCGACCGCCGCCGGGTGAACAGCTTCGACCTGGGTGGGCAGCCCGACTCCGTCGCGGTCACCGCCGACGGGCGGTACGCCGCCGTCGCGATCGAGAACGAGCGCGACGAGGAGGCGACCCCGCCCGGCGGTGAGGAGGGCGACCTGCCGCAGGCCCCGGCCGGATTCGTGCAGATCGTCGACCTCGGGGGCGGCTCGCCGCAGCAGTGGCGCACCCGCGCCGTACCGTTCACCCGGCCCGACGGCAGCGCCCTCCCCGTGCTGGCCGACGCCGGTGTCACCGAGCCCACCGACCCGGAGCCCGAGTACGTCTCCGTCAACAGCCGCGACCAGCTCGCCGTCACCCTGCAGGAGAACAACGGCGTCGTCCTCGTCGATCTGCCCACGGGCCGGATCACCCGGGCCTTCAGCGCCGGTACCGACACGGTCCACGGCATCGACACCGCCAAGGACGGGGTGATCGACCAGACCGGCTCCCTCACCGACGTGCCGCGCGAGCCCGACGCGATCAGCTGGATCGACGACCGCTACCTGGCGACCGCCAACGAGGGCGACTGGACGGGCGGCACCCGGGGCTGGTCCGTCTTCGACAGCCGCACCGGGAAGGTCGCCTGGGACGCGGGCAACAGCTTCGAACGCCTCGCCGTCCGCCACGGCCTCCACGACGACGACCGCTCGGCGAAGAAGGGCAGCGAGCCCGAGGGCGTGGCCGTCGCCACCTACCACGGGGTGCGGTACGCCTTCGTCGGCTCGGAGCGGAGCAACTTCGTCGCCGTCTACGACCTGAGCCGACCGACCCGGCCGGTCTTCCGCCAGATCCTCCCCACCACCAACGGCCCCGAGGGACTGCTGCCGATCCCGTCACGGGACCTGCTCGCCGTCTCCAGCGAGGAGGACGACGCCTCGGTCCACGTACGGGCCTCGGTGAGCCTCTTCCGGCTGGGTACCGGCACCCCCGCCTTCCCCGGCATCGTCTCGGCCCCGGACTCCACCGGCGCGCCGATCGGCTGGGGCGCGCTCGGCGCCCTGTCCGCCGTCCCCGGCGAGCCGCACGCGCTGTACACCGTGACCGACGCGGCCTATTCCGTCACCCGGATCATGACCATCGACACGGCCCGCCGCCCGGCCGTCATCACCCGGTCCCTCACCGTGAAGGACGCGGCGGGCAAGCCGGCCGGCTACGACGCCGAAGGCCTCTACGCCCGCCCCCGGGGCGGCTTCTGGCTCGCGGTGGAGGGTACGACGGGCGCCGGCAACCAGCTCGTCCGGCTCGACCGCGACGGCGTCACCCGGCAGGTCGTCCCGCTCCCGTCGGACGTCGCCGCGGGGCTCACGAAGCAGGGCTTCGAAGGCGTCACCGCCACCACCGACCGCCAGGGCCACGAGATCCTCTGGGCCACCCTGCAGCGCGAGGTCAAGGGCGACCCCACCGGAGTCGTCCGTCTCGGCCGGTACGACGTCCAGGCCGGCACCTGGAGCTGGTACGGCTACCGGATCGCCACCACGACCACCCCGGGCGACTGGGTCGGTCTCTCCGAAATCACCGTGGTCGGCGACCGGTTGGCCCTGATCGAGCGCGACAAGCTCAACGGGCCGGCGGCCAGGATCAAGCGGGTGTACACCGTGGACCTGCCCTCGTCGGCCGCCCCGGTCGGGGCGCTGCGGGTCCTGCCCAAGACGCTCGCCAGGGACGTCCTGCCCGACCTGCGGGCCTCCCGCGGCTGGACCCAGGAGAAGCTCGAAGGACTGACCGTGGGCGGTGACGGCCAGGTCTACGCCGTCACCGACAACGACGGCCTCGCGGACGCCACCGGCGAGACGGTGTTCCTGCGGCTCGGTTCGAGCCGGGGGGTGTTCGGCCGGGGCTGA
- a CDS encoding glycosyl hydrolase family 28-related protein produces the protein MARTARSGRGTVGRRTVAAVVAAGICLGLAGGTARADTAGAALTGGAHAGAGGAAPVVTRAGLDPALVAGAGAELGFDEQEAENAVTDGTVIGPDRNAYTLPAEASGRRAVTLEPGQYVEFTLPSAANAITVRYSIPDAPGGGGITAPLDVTAGARGRTPAVKKTLTLTSRYSWLYNQYPFSNDPGAGLLHDDWWITECGCVPAATSPAPVIARPFRPSHFYDEQRLALGRTYRAGDTVRLTVPVRTGAVATTVDVLDSQLVAPPRIVPVAANVLAFGADPTGRRDSAAALDRAIAFARRAHLTVYVPPGTYQVNRHIVVDDVTIEGAGNWYTVFRGRQITLDTPADDGSVHTGVGFYGRPASEGGSRNVRLSGFTIEGDVRERIDTDQVNGVGGALSDSVIEGLHVHHTKVGMWFDGPMANLRITGNVITDQIADGLNFHTGVVDSVVRNNFVRNSGDDALALWSEKSANARNTVDHNTVQSPVLANGIAVYGGADTTVSHNLVADPVREGSALHVGSRFGSEPFTGHLRITGNTTVRAGTYELNWNIGLGALWFYALERDIDADVRVTGDTYLDSTYNAVMLVADWPVKDLYAINGVHFKDIRVDGTGTSVVSARAAGSASFENVDARNVGAVGINNCGAFNFPATGSEFALDDLGGNDGGGTTGPWFGAWQLPNTLTCDDRPPVVAPPAPSTW, from the coding sequence ATGGCACGGACAGCACGGAGCGGCAGGGGAACGGTGGGGCGGAGAACCGTGGCGGCGGTCGTCGCCGCGGGGATCTGCCTCGGACTCGCCGGCGGCACGGCTCGGGCGGACACCGCCGGCGCGGCCCTCACCGGCGGGGCCCACGCGGGTGCGGGAGGAGCCGCCCCCGTGGTGACCCGCGCCGGACTCGATCCCGCGCTGGTCGCCGGAGCGGGCGCGGAGCTCGGGTTCGACGAGCAGGAAGCGGAGAACGCCGTCACCGACGGCACCGTCATCGGTCCCGACCGGAACGCGTACACCCTCCCCGCGGAGGCGTCCGGGCGGCGGGCGGTGACCCTGGAGCCGGGCCAGTACGTCGAGTTCACGCTGCCGAGCGCCGCCAACGCGATCACCGTGCGGTACAGCATTCCCGACGCGCCGGGCGGGGGCGGCATCACCGCCCCGCTCGACGTGACGGCGGGCGCCCGGGGCCGTACGCCCGCCGTGAAGAAGACGCTCACGCTCACGTCGCGGTACTCCTGGCTGTACAACCAGTACCCGTTCTCCAACGACCCCGGCGCCGGTCTGCTGCACGACGACTGGTGGATCACCGAGTGCGGCTGCGTGCCCGCCGCCACCAGCCCGGCCCCGGTGATCGCCCGACCGTTCCGGCCGAGCCACTTCTACGACGAACAGCGCCTCGCGCTGGGCCGTACGTACCGGGCCGGCGACACCGTCCGGCTGACCGTTCCCGTGCGGACCGGGGCCGTGGCGACCACCGTCGACGTCCTCGACTCCCAACTGGTGGCACCGCCGCGGATCGTGCCCGTCGCCGCGAACGTACTCGCCTTCGGCGCCGACCCGACCGGGCGCCGCGACTCGGCGGCCGCCCTCGACCGGGCCATCGCCTTCGCCCGCCGCGCCCACCTCACCGTCTACGTCCCGCCGGGCACGTACCAGGTGAACCGCCACATCGTCGTGGACGACGTCACGATCGAGGGCGCCGGGAACTGGTACACGGTCTTCCGGGGGCGCCAGATCACCCTGGACACCCCCGCCGACGACGGCTCCGTGCACACCGGGGTCGGCTTCTACGGCAGACCCGCATCCGAGGGCGGCAGCCGCAACGTCCGCCTCTCCGGCTTCACCATCGAGGGCGACGTGCGCGAGCGCATCGACACCGACCAGGTGAACGGCGTCGGCGGGGCACTCTCCGACTCCGTGATCGAAGGACTCCACGTCCACCACACCAAGGTGGGCATGTGGTTCGACGGCCCGATGGCGAACCTGCGCATCACCGGCAACGTCATCACCGACCAGATCGCGGACGGCCTCAACTTCCACACCGGCGTGGTGGATTCGGTCGTACGGAACAACTTCGTGCGCAACTCCGGCGACGACGCCCTCGCCCTGTGGTCGGAGAAGAGCGCCAACGCCCGCAACACCGTCGACCACAACACCGTGCAGTCGCCCGTGCTCGCCAACGGCATCGCGGTCTACGGCGGCGCCGACACCACCGTCTCCCACAACCTCGTCGCCGACCCCGTCCGAGAGGGCAGCGCCCTGCACGTCGGCTCCCGCTTCGGCTCCGAGCCCTTCACCGGACACCTGCGGATCACCGGCAACACCACCGTCCGCGCCGGTACGTACGAGCTGAACTGGAACATCGGGCTCGGCGCCCTCTGGTTCTACGCGCTGGAGCGGGACATCGACGCGGACGTCCGGGTCACCGGCGACACCTATCTCGACAGCACCTACAACGCGGTGATGCTGGTCGCCGACTGGCCGGTGAAGGACCTTTACGCCATCAACGGCGTGCACTTCAAGGACATCCGGGTCGACGGCACCGGCACCTCGGTGGTCAGCGCCCGCGCCGCCGGCTCCGCCTCCTTCGAGAACGTGGACGCCCGCAACGTCGGCGCGGTCGGCATCAACAACTGCGGGGCGTTCAACTTCCCCGCCACCGGGTCGGAGTTCGCGCTGGACGATCTCGGCGGCAACGACGGAGGCGGCACCACCGGCCCCTGGTTCGGCGCCTGGCAGCTCCCGAACACGCTCACCTGCGACGACCGCCCCCCGGTCGTCGCACCTCCGGCACCGTCCACCTGGTGA